One segment of Paramormyrops kingsleyae isolate MSU_618 chromosome 8, PKINGS_0.4, whole genome shotgun sequence DNA contains the following:
- the asxl1 gene encoding polycomb group protein ASXL1 isoform X3 — translation MLHSQVRGDRVKNSIFFKLPGRMSLFTLKKNALQWTKGPAGPEPVEASAAGAGTAAGAGEAAEQESCDSTETAGASGENDASVDETSSSASCSTEPQPRLSRSSQSGRQRKKSVMMPRVVLTPLKVNGEHVPPGPMKRSRGVEVDFETPGSILVNTNIRALINTRTFATFPPHSQQQLLQLLPEVDRQVGADGMARLSSSALNNEFFTHASQSWKERLAEGEFTHEMQARFRQEMEKEKKVEAWKEKFFEEYHGQKSGLTREESLKLTMDDGGAVADAALDSEAATVTVAPKRRSVGRRRRDGRMRRRSRADLRRRARRPMCKAVTPAAAGAPEKLVASDVSTATPTPSTASEVSEATTSQAEATPPTDSGAEPHEVPDPVPASSLTTTAPEPEPEVSARLLPEAAEVSVVPSSSSDSSSPSSSSSPSSSSERRGSFTTSSDVPTATSPLDLGTPSAGGDASAGPSRDSSPASSPAVPVKDQKRRAEEPQAHSSFSEKRPRLDDRQSFRNTIDCVHSEKPQPTAEEPKVPPIRIQLSRIKPPWVKGPPTYQICHRIVPPGEASRRTGTGARTLADIKARAQQARAQREAAAAVAATGDGAGPGGGGPGGGPGVPDRGGTGRRAREHPGPIEPGGGEGSSEEPGVAALPHPTGAQLQLPDIELMAQPLSHSHPEPQLDPHCGRTHSPAEGTPEACLEEEAVSMDGSPPTQTPDVRTPSVMGVGVGDYRKEQGRGGGVNEDQIVGCDVSLATSVNEVTVLAPTSIPDTLPRFGSRGMEAIRTLSPGHIQEGEQSGEHQQLISVAHNADTVTVLGWNQQNPGPRGSEEAPKPLSTGRTEDEEEGTLRAAKPAVAAGSDPHPDCGTSPCVSPEPQLPAGTEDDTGAHSDSTETASDIENEVNEEDSDWCVPPNPKNVQDRAHLLDATGNQLSKWVHPANAAHGQPAAPSRHLSTPPRHTAILPPSQSAPLCLHNTEMIPTNLQARSNQSSPVAPKAGGDVDPWGRTDSDESKTPGKAPVSVSENCKVLLKLAGTASAPRKAIGSARPVSSVEANNPLVTQLLQGSLPLEKVLPQSHSASKLEINRLPAGPATPSAHLQGSCNVEPSRQHGGPTRTLAVRSRCPSTGPSDSRALGTLPESFTPSHLKVPTASASPGKGRSFGTAAPLPKARQLQDKQLSVVGTVPVITALSCMRASDFNQSTPFEPTAVKEHPGPQPPQGGALERPVGGTGPQAHCRAVAETPSPPHGDLCPSEVVPTVKIDWRPKLDPQLSPAPAPTVKNEAVRPSCQALAKNSMSTVTKNEPLANAYLGGGAMEGLLNMEMSLVRMAKKEQGKVYGRPADSSPSALPFQVSLQQQLYGKLPKLQPGGSGSFSYTANVSVVDSSGFPRNIADSVLQLRQRAGPGSASSILAFADGTAEEVALKCSCRLKAMIMCQGCGAFCHDDCIGPSKLCVSCLVVR, via the exons ATGTTGCACTCCCAGGTCCGTGGCGACAGAGTCAAAAACAGCATCTTCTTCAAGCTGCCGGGACGAATGAGCCTATTCACACTCAAG AAGAACGCCCTCCAGTGGACAAAAGGGCCAGCTGGACCAGAACCCGTGGAGGCGTCAGCAGCGGGAGCGGGAACGGCTGCAGGGGCTGGGGAAGCCGCCGAGCAGGAGAGCTGCGACTCCACGGAAACGGCGGGGGCCAGCGGGGAGAATGATG CCTCCGTAGACGAGACGTCCTCCAGCGCCTCCTGCTCCACAGAGCCGCAGCCCCGGCTGAGCCGCTCCTCACAG TCTGGTAGACAGAGGAAGAAATCTGTGATGATGCCACGAGTCGTCCTCACGCCCCTCAAAGTCAACGGCGAGCACGTCCCACCAG GGCCCATGAAGAGAAGCCGAGGAGTGGAGGTGGACTTCGAGACACCAGGCTCTATCCTCGTGAACACCAACATCCGCGCCCTCATCAACACGCGCACTTTCGCCACcttccccccccactcccagcaGCAGTTGCTCCAGCTCCTGCCGGAAGTGGACCGCCAG GTTGGAGCTGATGGCATGGCTCGTCTCAGCAGCTCAGCGCTCAACAACGAATTTTTTACCCACGCCTCTCAGAGCTGGAAGGAGCGGCTGGCTGAAG GCGAGTTCACGCATGAGATGCAAGCTCGCTTCCGacaagagatggagaaggagaagaaggTGGAGGCCTGGAAGGAGAAGTTTTTTGAGGAATACCATGGGCAGAA GTCCGGCCTCACAAGGGAGGAGTCCCTCAAACTGACGATGGACGATGGAGGGGCCGTGGCGGACGCTGCTCTGGACAGTGAGGCGGCCACGGTCACTGTGGCACCCAAACGGCGAAGTGTGGGCAGGAGGCGGCGGGATGGGCGCATGCGGCGGCGCTCGCGAGCCGACCTGAGGCGGCGCGCCAGAAGGCCCATGTGCAAGGCAGTGACGCCGGCTGCAGCTGGGGCACCCGAGAAGCTGGTAGCCTCCGATGTCTCTACTGCCACGCCCACCCCCTCCACCGCATCTGAGGTCTCAGAGGCTACGACAAGCCAAGCGGAGGCTACGCCCCCAACAGACTCTGGCGCAGAACCCCACGAAGTCCCGGACCCCGTCCCGGCCTCTTCCCTCACGACCACAGCCCCCGAACCCGAGCCCGAAGTATCAGCCCGGCTGCTCCCTGAGGCGGCGGAGGTCTCTGTCGTCCCCTCCTCTTCTTCTGACTCTTCGTCCCCCTCATCGTCATCCTCGCCCTCCTCCTCATCCGAGAGGCGAGGGTCATTCACCACCAGCTCAGACGTCCCCACCGCTACCAGCCCACTGGACCTCGGGACCCCCAGCGCAGGTGGCGACGCCTCTGCGGGCCCCAGCCGGGACAGCAGCCCTGCCTCCAGCCCTGCTGTGCCGGTTAAGGACCAGAAGAGGAGGGCAGAGGAGCCCCAGGCCCACAGCAGCTTCTCCGAGAAGAGGCCGCGTCTCGATGACCGTCAGTCCTTTCGTAACACAATTGACTGTGTTCACTCCGAGAAGCCCCAGCCCACAGCGGAAGAACCCAAGGTCCCACCTATCCGG ATTCAGCTCTCCCGAATCAAACCGCCCTGGGTTAAGGGTCCGCCAACCTACCAGATCTGCCACCGCATCGTGCCCCCTGGCGAGGCCTCCCGGCGCACGGGCACCGGCGCCCGCACCCTGGCTGACATCAAGGCCCGCGCCCAGCAGGCCCGTGCCCAGCGTGAGGCcgctgctgctgttgcagccACTGGCGATGGGGCAGGGCCGGGCGGGGGCGGCCCGGGGGGCGGTCCTGGAGTACCGGATCGCGGCGGTACCGGTCGGAGGGCCCGAGAGCACCCGGGCCCCATCGAGCCGGGAGGAGGAGAGGGGTCCTCGGAGGAGCCGGGAGTGGCTGCGCTCCCTCATCCTACAGGAGCACAACTACAGCTGCCTGACATAGAGCTGATGGCCCAGCCTCTCTCGCACTCGCATCCAGAGCCACAGCTTGACCCGCACTGTGgtcgcacacactcaccagcagagggcacccCCGAGGCATGCTTGGAAGAGGAAGCTGTCTCTATGGACGGCAGCCCCCCGACACAGACTCCTGATGTTCGGACACCGTCTGTCATGGGAGTGGGGGTTGGCGACTACCGGAAAGAACAGGGCCGAGGCGGCGGGGTGAATGAAGACCAGATAGTGGGATGCGATGTCAGTCTAGCGACCAGCGTCAATGAGGTGACTGTTCTGGCCCCCACCTCCATCCCTGACACGCTGCCCAGGTTTGGGAGTCGAGGCATGGAGGCCATACGGACTCTCTCCCCCGGCCATATCCAGGAAGGTGAGCAGAGTGGGGAGCATCAGCAGCTTATCTCTGTAGCTCACAATGCGGACACAGTTACAGTATTGGGCTGGAATCAGCAGAACCCTGGGCCTAGAGGGTCTGAGGAAGCACCCAAGCCACTTAGTACCGGGAGGACTGAGGATGAAGAGGAAGGAACACTGCGGGCGGCCAAGCCGGCGGTGGCGGCAGGTTCGGATCCGCACCCTGACTGCGGGACCAGCCCGTGTGTCAGCCCAGAGCCGCAGCTCCCTGCTGGCACCGAAGATGACACGGGGGCCCACAGTGACTCGACTGAGACTGCCTCGGACATTGAGAACGAGGTGAACGAGGAGGACTCTGACTGGTGCGTGCCACCCAACCCAAAGAATGTCCAGGACCGGGCCCATCTTCTGGATGCCACTGGCAACCAGCTATCTAAGTGGGTCCATCCTGCGAATGCTGCTCATGGCCAGCCGGCCGCTCCATCCCGTCACCTGAGCACTCCTCCCCGGCACACTGCCATCCTGCCACCAAGCCAGTCCGCTCCCTTGTGTCTCCATAACACAGAGATGATTCCTACTAACCTTCAGGCGCGGAGCAACCAGAGCTCTCCCGTGGCTCCCAAGGCTGGTGGTGATGTTGATCCTTGGGGACGGACAGACTCGGATGAGTCCAAGACCCCTGGGAAGGCACCTGTCTCTGTCAGTGAGAACTGCAAGGTGTTGCTGAAGCTAGCTGGCACTGCTAGCGCCCCTAGAAAAGCCATTGGTTCAGCCCGGCCAGTATCCTCAGTAGAGGCTAACAACCCGCTGGTCACCCAGTTGTTACAGGGCAGCCTGCCCCTGGAGAAGGTCCTACCCCAGTCCCACTCTGCTAGCAAGCTAGAAATCAACCGCCTCCCGGCCGGGCCAGCTACACCTTCGGCCCACCTCCAAGGTTCCTGCAATGTGGAGCCAAGCCGGCAACACGGTGGACCCACCAGAACCCTAGCTGTCCGGTCCAGGTGTCCGTCTACAGGTCCCTCAGACTCCCGGGCTCTGGGAACCTTGCCGGAGTCGTTTACTCCGAGTCACCTCAAGGTTCCGACGGCCAGTGCCTCTCCCGGAAAGGGACGGAGCTTCGGCACAGCTGCACCCCTGCCAAAGGCGCGTCAACTGCAAGACAAGCAGCTCAGCGTGGTGGGGACAGTGCCTGTCATCACGGCCCTGTCCTGTATGCGTGCTTCAGACTTTAACCAGAGCACCCCCTTCGAACCAACTGCAGTCAAAGAACACCCTGGACCTCAGCCGCCACAGGGTGGCGCTCTCGAGAGACCTGTGGGAGGCACAGGGCCCCAAGCCCACTGCAGAGCTGTGGCCGAAACCCCATCTCCGCCCCACGGTGACCTTTGTCCCTCTGAGGTCGTGCCCACCGTTAAAATCGACTGGCGGCCCAAGCTGGACCCCCAGCTGTCACCGGCGCCGGCGCCCACAGTGAAGAACGAGGCCGTCCGTCCCTCATGCCAGGCCCTTGCGAAAAACTCCATGTCAACTGTAACCAAAAACGAGCCGCTGGCTAATGCTTACCTCGGCGGCGGGGCCATGGAGGGACTGCTCAACATGGAGATGTCCCTCGTACGAATGGCCAAGAAGGAGCAGGGCAAGGTGTACGGTCGGCCGGCAGACTCCTCGCCCTCTGCGCTCCCCTTCCAGGTTAGCCTGCAGCAACAGCTGTACGGAAAGCTGCCCAAACTGCAGCCCGGCGGCAGTGGCAGCTTCAGCTACACGGCCAATGTGTCCGTGGTGGACAGCAGCGGGTTCCCACGCAACATCGCCGACAGTGTGCTGCAGCTGCGGCAGCGAGCTGGCCCAGGCTCCGCCTCCAGCATCCTGGCCTTCGCTGACGGCACCGCTGAGGAGGTGGCACTCAAGTGCTCCTGCAGGCTCAAGGCAATGATCATGTGCCAGGGCTGCGGGGCCTTCTGCCACGACGACTGCATCGGGCCCTCGAAACTCTGTGTGTCCTGTCTGGTGGTGAGATAG